TCCTGCCCCTGTCCCCGGGGGTACAGGCCAAGGGATTCCTCGTCTTTCCCCGGTGGGTGTCCTGCACCGCCGAGGCCTACGGGCGTCTGGACGCCCTGAGGGAGGCCTGCGGTTTGTCGCAGGAGTTGCCTGATCGAGAGGAGGGAGAACGCATCCTCTCGGATCTGAGGGAACGACGGGTCGTGGGGTTGCTGCCCAACGACTTCGTCTCGGTGTCGGAGTCCCTCCACGGGGAGTACCGGGAAGCCTGGGCCCTGGCGGAGTGGGCGGGAGCCCTCGCCTGGGGGCTTTGCGGAAGCGGGAGCGGGTGGTTCGTGGTGTTGGATCCCCGGGCGGACGCGACCTCTCTGGGGCAAGTCCTGGGGAGGCTGTCCTGGGTGCGAAGGCTGGTGGCTTGGGAGGGTTGAGGATGAGAGGGCAACGGACGGAGCGCCTGGTCCGCATGGCTTCGAGGTTTCTCTTGGGACCGTCTCGCCAAGTGTCCCTGACGGAGCTGGCGGGGGATTTCGAGGTCTCCAAGACCGTGGTGAGCGACGATGTGGAGATCATCGACGGGGCCTTCGCGGAGGAGGGCCTCGGGCGGATCCTGGTGGATCGGGGACGCTGCGGGGGGGCACATTTTGTCCCCCAGGTTCGGGAGGAGGTCCGGTCCCGCTGGCTGGAGAACCTGGCGGGCATTCTGTCCGATCCCGAGCGGCTCCTGGCAGGGGGGTTGGTATACTACAGCGATCTCATCTTTGACCCCCGTTTCGCCTCCTCCCTGGGGTTCATCATGGCGTCCCGTTTTTCCGACGTGAAGCCCGACGTGGTGATGACCTCGGAGGTGAAGGGCATCCCCGTGGCTCTCTTCGCCGCCCACGCCCTGGGGGTGCCCCTGGCGGTGTGCCGTTTCCGCAATCGCCCCAGCGACGGGCCCGCCGTGGCGGTGCACTTTCCCACGGGGGCGGGGGACGTGCGGACCATGTACATGGGGACCCGGCAGCTGAGCCGGGGGAAGAAGGTCCTGGTGGTGGACGACTACATGCGCGGGGGCAGCACCGCCGCGGGGATGCTCCTGGTGGCTCGGGAGTTCGGGGCGGAGGTGGCGGGCGTAGGGGTCTTCATCGCCGCTGCGGAGCCCCGCCAGAAGGCCGTCCCCCAATACCGCTCCCTGCTCACCCTTTCCCAGGGGCAGGGGCGCATGAACGTGGAGGTAACACCCGCCAACTGAGGAAGACATGATGTATGCATCCCGTTTGACCGATGGAGTCCCTTGAATTAGAATCGGGCCTTGGGAGGAGGTGACCCTCGTTCATGATGGTCCGTGTCAACCAGGACGAATGCATCGGGTGCGGAGTCTGTGCCCAAATATGCCCCGAGGTTTTTGAATTAGATGAAGCGATCGGCAAGGCTCGGGTTTTGCGACCCGAAGGGGCTGAATGCGCCCAGGAAGCGGCGGACAGCTGTCCCGTCGGCTGCATTCAGGTGGAGGCCTAACCCGGCCGTCCCGACGGTGCGGGGACGGGTGGGGACCATGTCCGAGGAAGTCGCGTCCGGGCCCATAGCTCAATTGGTTAGAGCCACCGGCTCATAACCGGAAGGTCCCTGGTTCGATCCCAGGTGGGCCCACCAGACCGGAAGATAGGGGAAAGCCACCTTCGGGTGGCTTTCCCGTTTTTTGAGGAAGGGGGGATGAATGTGAGGATCGACGAATGGGTGCGGCGTGTCGAGGCGTCCCTGCCCCCCAGTTGGTGCGCCTCCTGGGACAATGCGGGGCTCCTGGTGGCGAGGCGTGGGGGCGAACTGGCCCGAGTGGCGGTGGCCCTGGAGGCCACCCCGGAGACGGTGGAAGCAGCCCATCTGCGGGGATGCGGCCTCCTGGCGGTGCACCACCCGATCCTTTTCCGCCCCCTTCGTCGGATCCTGTACCCTTCCCCGCAGGCGGATCCGCTGCTTGCGGCGGTGGCGGGAGACGTGGCGATCTACGCTGCCCACACCAACTGGGACGTCTCTCCCGAGGGTACCAACGTCTGTCTGGCCCGAAAACTGGGTCTGGAGAACCTGGTCCCCCTGGAGCTTCAGCCAGGGGCCTGGGGCCTGGGAGCCTTGGGATCCCTTCCCGCTCCCGTCTCGGGGATGGAGGTCCTCCGCTCCCTGTCCCGTCTCTGGGGGGTCACGTGGGTGCGGGGACTGGGGGGCCTGGATCGTCCCGTCTCCCGGGTTGCCCTGTGCGGGGGGTCCGGGGGAGATCTGTGGGAAGAGGCGAGGGCCCAGGGGGCGGAGCTTTTTCTAACCGCCGACATGGGGTACCATCTGCAATTGGACGCGGTTCGGTCGGGGCTGGCTCTGGGGGTCCTGGACCACGGCGAGATGGAACGGGCCAGCATGGAGGGTTTTGCCCGTTTCCTGGAAAACCGAGGGGGGCTTCCCGTGTCCCTACTGGTCGAACCGCAGGATCCCGCCCGATTCGTGTTTGCGGATCGGGTCATCAGCCGAGGTGAGGTCGAGTGAATCAGCGTGTGTTCAGCGGAATGAGGCCGACGGGGAAGCTGCATCTGGGGCATATGGCCGGAGCCCTGATCAACTGGGTCAAGCTCCAGGACGATCACGAGTGCTACTACAGCATTGTGGACTGGCACGCCCTCATGTCGGACTATGCGGACAGCAGCAGACTTCGGGACAACTGCCGGGAGATCCTCCTGGACTGGCTGGCGGTGGGGTTGGACCCGGAGAAGTGCACCATCTTCGTGCAGTCCCACGTGCTCCAGCACGCGGAGTTGAGCCTGGCCCTTTCCATGGTCACCCCCCTGGGCTGGCTGGAGCGCTGTCCCACCTACAAGGAGCAGATCCTGAACCTGCAGAACAAGGATCTCTCCACCTACGCTTTTCTCGGGTACCCGGTGCTCATGGCTGCGGACATCCTGCTCTACAAGGCGGGGCAGGTCCCGGTGGGGGTGGATCAGTCCGCCCATCTGGAGTTGAGTCGGGAACTGGCCCGGCGGTTCAACCAGTTCTTCGGGGAGGTCTTCCCGGAACCTCAGGCCCTGCTCACCCCCAACCCCAAGATGCCCGGAACCGACGGCCGGAAGATGAGCAAATCCTACGGAAACTCCCTGAACATCGCCGACGAGCCCAAGGAACTGTGGGAGAAGCTGCGTCCCATGGTGACGGACCCCGCCCGGTATCGCCGCTCCGACCCCGGAGATCCGGACAAGTGTCCCGTGTGGGACCTGCACCGGTTCTTCAATCAGGACCTGGAGGAACGAAAGGAACTGGAGCAGGGGTGTCGCAACGCGGGCATCGGCTGCGTGGACTGCAAGAAGAAGCTCTTCGTCCACGTGGAGAAGATGATGGTGCCCATCCAGGAGAGGCGACGCGCCTTTGCGGCCCGGGAGGAGACCCTGACGGACATCCTGCGGCACGGGGCGGACCGGGCACGGGGGACGGCGGCAGCCACCATGGAGGAAGTGTACCGGGCCATTGGCTTCTACCGCTGAGGCCCCTCCGGAGGTCCGGGGCCCGGAATCCTTCGAGGTTCGCCTCGACGCTTTCTCCGGCCCCCTGGACCTTCTCTGCCACCTGGCGGAGAGCCGACAACTCGACGCGGCGAAGCTCCCCCTTTCCGCGCTGTTGGAGCAGTACCTCCAGTTTCTCCTGCGCACCGAACGGGTTTCCTTGATGGAGATGGCGGAGTTCTTCTCCCTGGCCAGCCGTCTCCTCCTCTCGAAGCTGCGGGCCCTCTTCCCCTCCCTGGGAGAAGAGACGGAGGAAGGGGGAGAGGATGAACCCTTCGAGGAAATCTCCTTGGAGGAGTCCCTGGTGCGATACCGTCCCCTGCGCAACGCCGCAGCCTGGCTTGCGGATCGGCAGCGGGAGCGGGAGCGCTGTTTCGTGCGCCACGGGGAGGAAGGCCCCCCTTGGTTCGACCTGGGGGACCTGTATGCCCTGGCCCAGGTGTGGTGGCGTCTGGTGGAGGAGCGTTCCCGGGACTCCGCCGGGGGGGAGGAATGGTCGGAGGAGCTGGTGGACGGGGCCCCGGAGGAGCAGTGGGTGGAGGAGCGCATGGAGGAACTGCAGCGTCTCCTGGCCCTGGGCCCCACGTCCCTGCGGGCGCTGCTTCCCGGAGGGGCGAGGGGGGCGCTGGTGGTCACGCTTCTGGCTCTTCTGGAACTGTCCCGCCTGGGTCTGGTGACCCTCAGGCAGGAGGAACCCTTTGCGGATCTCGCCCTCTGCCTCCGCTGAGCCCCTGGGGCTGGTGGATAGGCAGGTGGAGGCGCTCCTCTTCGTCTCCTCCACTCCCCTGGAGGTGGGGGAGCTGGCGGGCTTCCTGGGTCTTTCGGCCTCGGCGATCCGCCAGAGCCTGGAGCGGTTGAAGGATCACTACGCCACGGGGCACGGGCTGGTGCTTCTGGGCCTGGCGGGGGGGTGGCAGCTGGCCACCGCGCCGGATCTGGGGGACCTGGTGGCGAACTTTCGGGACACCGCCCAGAGCCAGAGGGTGCGTTTGAGCCGCGCGGCGGTGGAGACCCTGGCAGCGGTGGCCTACCACCAGCCCGTGACCCGGGCGGAGGTGGAGGAGCTTCGGGGGGTTCGGTGCGACCGGGTGCTGGAGACCCTCCTGCGCCACGGCCTGGTGCGGGTGGCGGGGCGACGCAAGAGCACCGGGACCCCCCTGCTCTACCGCACCACGTCCCGATTCCTGGAGCTTTTCGGCCTGGGGGGGCTGGGAGAACTGCCTTCCCTGGAGGACCTGCAGGACGTGCTGCCTCCCGAGGCAGGCGGGGAGACGGACCCTTCGGAGGAGGAAAGCCCATGAGCGAGGATTCCCAGCGCCTGAACCAGTACCTGGCACGCTGCGGCGTGGCCTCCCGACGGAAGGCGGAGGCTCTGATCCTGGGAGGGCGGGTTCGGCTCAACGGGTGCGTCGTCCTGGACCTGGCGGTCCGGGTGCAGGGAGAGGATCGGGTGGAGGTGGACGGGGAGCCTGTCCTGCCCCGGGTTGCCCTGTATCTGGTCCTCCACAAGCCCCGGGGGGTCCTCTCGGCGGTGGAGGATCGCAGGGAGCAGACGGTGGTGGACCTGCTGCCCTCCCGATTCCGCCCGGAGCGTCCCTTTCCCGTGGGGCGGCTGGACAAGGACAGCGAAGGTCTTCTTCTCCTCACCAACGACGGGGATTTTGCCCAACGGTTGCTGCACCCTAGCGCGGGGATCGTGAAGAGCTACGAAGTCCAGCTGGACCGCCCCCTGGCTCCGGAGCATCGGGAGAGGATGCTGGAGGGACTCTGGTCCGAGGGGGAGTTCCTGCGTCCCCTGTCCATCCGGTCCCTGGGGGTTCCGGATCGTCGCTGGACGGTCTTCGATCTGGTGGAGGGAAAGAAGCGGGAAATCCGCCGTCTGGCGGCCCTGTTCGAGTATGGGGTCCTCCGGCTGATCCGCAGGAGGGTGGGAAAGCTGGAACTGCGTCGCCTGGAAACCGGGGTGGCCCAGGAGCTTTCCGGGGAGGCACTCTGGCGTCAGATTCTATCGGGTGGTATCGTATAGCCTAGATTGCCGGGCGGGGAGGACCGCAGGAGGGATGTCATGCAAGGTCTGGATGAAAGAACCCGCGACTTGATCCAAAGGCGCGTCCTCAAGCGCGTCAACGACATACCTTCTTTGCCGCAGTTCGTCATCGATACCCTCAAGAAGCTCGACGATCCCAAGAGCAGCGCCCAGGACGTGGCGGACAAGCTCTCCCGGGACGAAGGCCTGGTGTTGCGCATCCTTCGTCTGGCCAACTCGGCCTACTACGGCCTTCCCCGGAGGATCACCGGCGTCTCCGAGGCCATCTCCCTCCTGGGGTTCAAGACCGTCAAGAGCATCGTGCTGGCCGCCTCGGTCTACAAGTTCATGGACGGTTCCTTCACGGGCTACGCCCTGGATCGGGGAGAGCTTTGGAAGCACTCCTTGAGCGTGGCCTTCGCCTCTCGCTACCTGGCCAAGAAGATCAAGGGGCTGGACGACGAGGAGGCCTACGTGGCGGGGATGGTCCACGACATCGGCAAAATCGTCCTGAACGACTACGTCCGCTTCGGCTACGGCATCATTGCCAAGCTGGTGGAGGATGACCAGGTTCCCTTCATGGACGCGGAGCGTCAGGTTCTGGGGTTCGACCACGCCCAGGTGGGGGGGCTCATCATGGAGCAGTGGAATCTCCCGGAGACCTACATGCTTGCTGCCCGGTACCACCACTCCCCCTGGGAGCTTCCGGAGGAGTCCAAGGCCCACCAGGTCTTCGTGGACGTGATCCACGTGGCCAACATCCTCTGTCTCATGCTCGGGGTGGGGTTGGGAGCGGACGGTCTGCAGTACAAGATCCACCCGGAGAGCCTGGAGCGGCTGGGCATTGCCGACGTGGAGGTCCTCATGTCCGACCTGGTGGATCTGATGGCCAAGGTGGACGAAGAGATGGTCCTGGAGGATGCGGGATGATCCGTCGCCCCATCGTGGTGCTCGATGGTCCCGCGGGAGCGGGCAAGAGCACCGTCGCTAGGATGCTGGCCCGGGAGCTGGAGCTTCCCTTTCTGGACACGGGAGCCCTCTACCGTGCCGTGGCCTACTGGCTGCAGCGCCAGAAGGTCCCCCCGGAGGAGACGCCGGACCTGGAGTCTCGCGTCCTCTCCCTGGGGGTGCGCCTGGAGGGAGAACGGGTCCTGGTGGGACAAGAAGACGTGACGGCGGCGATCCGGACCGAAGCGGTGGACCGGATCGTTTCCTTGTATGCCGCCCTTCCCTCCGTGCGCAGGGGGCTGCTGGAACTGCAGCGAAGCCAGGCAGAACAGGGCTTGGTGGCGGAGGGTCGGGACATGGCTTCGGTGGTATTTCCCCGGGCGGACGTGAAGGTCTACCTGACCGCCTCTCCCCAGGTTCGAGCCCGGCGGCGCCACGAGGAGCGCCTTGCCGCGGGGCAGACCTCGGATTACGAGGCGATCCTTCGGCAGGTGGAGGAACGGGATCGCATCGACTCCAGCCGGGAGTGCGCCCCTCTTCGGGTGGACGAAGGCGCTTTGGTGGTGGACACCAGCGACCTTTCCCTTCCGGAGGTGGTGGATCGGCTCCGCCGCGCCGTGGAGGGTAGGGTTGCCCCCCATGGGAACTAGCCAGAATCCCTTTCTCTACACCCTGGTCCGCGGATCCTGCCGCCTGGGGTTTCAGACCCTCTTTCGGCTGCGGATCCATGGGCTGGACCAGATCCCTCAGGACGATCCCGTCCTGGTGGCCTCGAACCACATGAGTCACCTGGACCCTCCCCTGATCGGCTCCGCCTTTCCTCGCCCCCTTCACTACCTGGCCAAGGAGGAGCTGTTCTGCAAGCCCGTCTTGGGGCGACTCATCGCCGCCCTGGGGGCGCGCCCGGTGAGCCGGGAGGACAGCCAGAAGGCAGGGACGGTGCTCAAATTGCTTCTGCGGTTCCTGGAGGAGGGAAAGAGCCTGCTCCTCTTCCCCGAGGGAACGCGCTCCCCCGACGGCACCCTGCAACCCCTGGAGGGGGGCATCTCCTTTTTGAGCGTCAAGGCTCGGGTTCCCGTGGTGCCCGCGTGGATCACCGGCACCTACGAGGCGTTTCCCCGCGGGGCGTCCTTCCCCCGCTTCGTCCCCCTTGAGGTGCGCTTCGGGGCACCCCTGCGCCCGGAGGCATTTCTGGAGGCGGGCCTTTCGGAGCGGGAAGCCCGAGCGGCGCTGCTTCAGGAGCTGGCATCCTCCCTTCGCACCCTGGCGTCCCTCCCTCGCCCATGACCACCCCCCGCAGAGCCGTGTTGGCTTCCCTGGTCCCCGAAGGGGATCCGGCTCTTCTGGAGCTGGAGGCCCTTCTTGGCAACCTGGGGTACGAGGTGGCGGGGACGGTGTTCCAGAAGCGCGCCGCCCCGGATCCGTCCGGGTTTCTCGGGCAGGGCAAGGCCGAGGAAATCCGCCTCTTCGCCCAGGCCCAGGGGGCGCGGATCCTGGTGGTGGAGGGGGAGCTCTCCCCTACCCAGCGGCGCATCCTGGGAGAGAGGACGAAGCTGGAGGTCTGGGACCGCCCCTACTTGATCATGAAGATCTTCGAGGCTCGGGCGGTGACGGCGGAAGCGAAGTGGCAGGTGCAGTTGGCCGCGTATCGCTACGAGATTCCCTTCCTCAAGGGGCTGGGACGGCAGATGTCCCGCCCCGGCGGGGGCATCGGTACCCGCGGTCCGGGGGAAACGGAGTTCGAACGACACCGGCGGAAGATTGAGCGGCGCATCGGAGCCATCGAGGAGAAGCTTCGGGAGGTGCGCCGCCGGCGCAAGGAGCGAAGGGAGCGCCGCCGTAAGGAAGGGCGGCGTTTGGTGGCCCTGGTGGGGTACACCAACAGCGGGAAGACCACCCTGCTGCGGCGCCTTTCGGGAGATCCGAAGGTCCAGGGGGCGGATCGGCTCTTCGCCACCCTGGACACCACCTCCCGAAGCGTGCTTCTCCCTTCGGGGCAAAGGGTCCTCTTCACCGACACCGTCGGATTCATCCGGCGCCTGCCCCCTCAGCTGGTGGCGGCCTTTCGGGCCACCCTGGAGGAGACCCGGGATGCGGACCTGATCCTGGTGGTTCTGGACGGAGCGGACCCGCAGGTGGAGGCTCACTACGAGGTGGTGCTGGAAACCCTGGAGGCCCTGGAGGCGGCGCAGGTGCCCCGAGTGGTCCTCCTCAATAAGGCGGACCTCTCGGCGGCGGAGGCCTCGGAGGACTGTCTTTCCCTCCTGCGAGCCCGGGGAGAACGGATCGTTTCCGGGAGCGCCTCCACCGGTGAAGGCCTGGAGGCTCTTTTGGAGGCGGTGGAGAATCGCCTGGACGAGCCCCGAGGGGGACCCCCCGAACCGGGGGGGGAGGAAGGAGGGATTCCGGCATGTTCACCAGCATGACCGGCTATGGGAGGGCGCAGGTGGAGAGGGATTGGGGATCCCTGAGCCTGGAACTGTGGAGCGTCAACCACCGCTACCAGGAGGTCACGGTGCGGCTTCCTCGGGAGCTTGCCTCGTGGGAGCCCTG
The sequence above is drawn from the Aminomonas paucivorans DSM 12260 genome and encodes:
- a CDS encoding ferredoxin; translation: MVRVNQDECIGCGVCAQICPEVFELDEAIGKARVLRPEGAECAQEAADSCPVGCIQVEA
- a CDS encoding HDOD domain-containing protein, translated to MIQRRVLKRVNDIPSLPQFVIDTLKKLDDPKSSAQDVADKLSRDEGLVLRILRLANSAYYGLPRRITGVSEAISLLGFKTVKSIVLAASVYKFMDGSFTGYALDRGELWKHSLSVAFASRYLAKKIKGLDDEEAYVAGMVHDIGKIVLNDYVRFGYGIIAKLVEDDQVPFMDAERQVLGFDHAQVGGLIMEQWNLPETYMLAARYHHSPWELPEESKAHQVFVDVIHVANILCLMLGVGLGADGLQYKIHPESLERLGIADVEVLMSDLVDLMAKVDEEMVLEDAG
- a CDS encoding Nif3-like dinuclear metal center hexameric protein, giving the protein MRIDEWVRRVEASLPPSWCASWDNAGLLVARRGGELARVAVALEATPETVEAAHLRGCGLLAVHHPILFRPLRRILYPSPQADPLLAAVAGDVAIYAAHTNWDVSPEGTNVCLARKLGLENLVPLELQPGAWGLGALGSLPAPVSGMEVLRSLSRLWGVTWVRGLGGLDRPVSRVALCGGSGGDLWEEARAQGAELFLTADMGYHLQLDAVRSGLALGVLDHGEMERASMEGFARFLENRGGLPVSLLVEPQDPARFVFADRVISRGEVE
- a CDS encoding GHMP family kinase ATP-binding protein; this encodes MRDRIFRSGDPFAGEHLVRRALDLLRRHGAVLPPLEIGCSKVVPAGGGVGGGSGNAAALIRWARRYGFASLLPEETGELGSDVPFLADGAPLAWGGGRGERLLPLSPGVQAKGFLVFPRWVSCTAEAYGRLDALREACGLSQELPDREEGERILSDLRERRVVGLLPNDFVSVSESLHGEYREAWALAEWAGALAWGLCGSGSGWFVVLDPRADATSLGQVLGRLSWVRRLVAWEG
- a CDS encoding pseudouridine synthase, coding for MSEDSQRLNQYLARCGVASRRKAEALILGGRVRLNGCVVLDLAVRVQGEDRVEVDGEPVLPRVALYLVLHKPRGVLSAVEDRREQTVVDLLPSRFRPERPFPVGRLDKDSEGLLLLTNDGDFAQRLLHPSAGIVKSYEVQLDRPLAPEHRERMLEGLWSEGEFLRPLSIRSLGVPDRRWTVFDLVEGKKREIRRLAALFEYGVLRLIRRRVGKLELRRLETGVAQELSGEALWRQILSGGIV
- a CDS encoding lysophospholipid acyltransferase family protein, translated to MGTSQNPFLYTLVRGSCRLGFQTLFRLRIHGLDQIPQDDPVLVASNHMSHLDPPLIGSAFPRPLHYLAKEELFCKPVLGRLIAALGARPVSREDSQKAGTVLKLLLRFLEEGKSLLLFPEGTRSPDGTLQPLEGGISFLSVKARVPVVPAWITGTYEAFPRGASFPRFVPLEVRFGAPLRPEAFLEAGLSEREARAALLQELASSLRTLASLPRP
- the scpB gene encoding SMC-Scp complex subunit ScpB, whose product is MRISPSASAEPLGLVDRQVEALLFVSSTPLEVGELAGFLGLSASAIRQSLERLKDHYATGHGLVLLGLAGGWQLATAPDLGDLVANFRDTAQSQRVRLSRAAVETLAAVAYHQPVTRAEVEELRGVRCDRVLETLLRHGLVRVAGRRKSTGTPLLYRTTSRFLELFGLGGLGELPSLEDLQDVLPPEAGGETDPSEEESP
- the hflX gene encoding GTPase HflX; this translates as MTTPRRAVLASLVPEGDPALLELEALLGNLGYEVAGTVFQKRAAPDPSGFLGQGKAEEIRLFAQAQGARILVVEGELSPTQRRILGERTKLEVWDRPYLIMKIFEARAVTAEAKWQVQLAAYRYEIPFLKGLGRQMSRPGGGIGTRGPGETEFERHRRKIERRIGAIEEKLREVRRRRKERRERRRKEGRRLVALVGYTNSGKTTLLRRLSGDPKVQGADRLFATLDTTSRSVLLPSGQRVLFTDTVGFIRRLPPQLVAAFRATLEETRDADLILVVLDGADPQVEAHYEVVLETLEALEAAQVPRVVLLNKADLSAAEASEDCLSLLRARGERIVSGSASTGEGLEALLEAVENRLDEPRGGPPEPGGEEGGIPACSPA
- a CDS encoding segregation and condensation protein A, whose product is MASTAEAPPEVRGPESFEVRLDAFSGPLDLLCHLAESRQLDAAKLPLSALLEQYLQFLLRTERVSLMEMAEFFSLASRLLLSKLRALFPSLGEETEEGGEDEPFEEISLEESLVRYRPLRNAAAWLADRQRERERCFVRHGEEGPPWFDLGDLYALAQVWWRLVEERSRDSAGGEEWSEELVDGAPEEQWVEERMEELQRLLALGPTSLRALLPGGARGALVVTLLALLELSRLGLVTLRQEEPFADLALCLR
- a CDS encoding phosphoribosyltransferase family protein, translating into MRGQRTERLVRMASRFLLGPSRQVSLTELAGDFEVSKTVVSDDVEIIDGAFAEEGLGRILVDRGRCGGAHFVPQVREEVRSRWLENLAGILSDPERLLAGGLVYYSDLIFDPRFASSLGFIMASRFSDVKPDVVMTSEVKGIPVALFAAHALGVPLAVCRFRNRPSDGPAVAVHFPTGAGDVRTMYMGTRQLSRGKKVLVVDDYMRGGSTAAGMLLVAREFGAEVAGVGVFIAAAEPRQKAVPQYRSLLTLSQGQGRMNVEVTPAN
- the cmk gene encoding (d)CMP kinase, which codes for MIRRPIVVLDGPAGAGKSTVARMLARELELPFLDTGALYRAVAYWLQRQKVPPEETPDLESRVLSLGVRLEGERVLVGQEDVTAAIRTEAVDRIVSLYAALPSVRRGLLELQRSQAEQGLVAEGRDMASVVFPRADVKVYLTASPQVRARRRHEERLAAGQTSDYEAILRQVEERDRIDSSRECAPLRVDEGALVVDTSDLSLPEVVDRLRRAVEGRVAPHGN
- the trpS gene encoding tryptophan--tRNA ligase; the protein is MNQRVFSGMRPTGKLHLGHMAGALINWVKLQDDHECYYSIVDWHALMSDYADSSRLRDNCREILLDWLAVGLDPEKCTIFVQSHVLQHAELSLALSMVTPLGWLERCPTYKEQILNLQNKDLSTYAFLGYPVLMAADILLYKAGQVPVGVDQSAHLELSRELARRFNQFFGEVFPEPQALLTPNPKMPGTDGRKMSKSYGNSLNIADEPKELWEKLRPMVTDPARYRRSDPGDPDKCPVWDLHRFFNQDLEERKELEQGCRNAGIGCVDCKKKLFVHVEKMMVPIQERRRAFAAREETLTDILRHGADRARGTAAATMEEVYRAIGFYR